ATGACAGGAGGGAACCCTTGCGGGCAAAGGCCCCTCCTGCCCAAAAGCGTACTACAGAATCTGATTCAGGAACTGCCGCAGGCGCGGATGGCGGGGGGCAGTGAAAAGCATTTCAGGCTTGCCCATTTCCACAATCTGGCCCTGATCCATAAAGATGAGGCGGTCGGCGACCGTGCGCGCAAAGCCCATTTCGTGGGTTACGCAAACCATTGTCATGCCTTCTTCTGCCAGCTTCACCATAACGTCCAGCACTTCGCCCACCATTTCGGGGTCAAGAGCTGATGTGGGTTCATCAAAGAGCATGATGGAGGGCTGCATGGCCAGGGCGCGCGCAATGGCAACACGCTGCTGCTGCCCACCCGAAAGCATGGCAGGGTACACATTGGCCTTGTCGCTGATGCCGACCTTTTTGAGAAGACCCAGGGCGCGGGCGTCAGCCTCCTCGCGCGAGAGCTTGCGCAGGTGGCGCGGGGCAAGAGTGAGGTTTTCCAGTACCGTCTTGTGCGGGAAAAGATTGAACTGCTGAAAAACCATGCCCAGATTCTGGCGCATCTCGTTGATGTTGTTCTCATCGCTCTGGATATCCTGCCCCTGAACAATGATGCTGCCCTGGTCGATCTGTTCCAGCCTGTTGATGGAACGCAACAGGGTAGACTTGCCGGAGCCGGAAGGGCCGATAATAACCACACGTTCGCCGGGTGCGATATCCAGGCTCACATCCTGCAAGGCAGGCAGCGAACCAAAGTACTTCCAGACGTGATTGATGGAGATAATGGGGGCGGCGCTATTTTCCGTCATAGTAGTTCAGCCTGGATTCCATGATGCTCACAGCCTTGGAGAGCACAAGGGTGATAATGAGATAAATGATTGCCACCATGGTGTAGGTCTCAAAATACAGGTAGGTGGTGCCCACAAAGCTGCGCGCGCGTTGCATGATGTCCGGCACTGCCATGATGGATACAAGCGAGGTATCCTTGAGCATGGCGATGCATTCGTTGCCCACGGGGGGCAGAATGGTGCGCATGGCCTGGGGCAGCACCACAAGGCGCATGGTCTGATAGCGGTTGAAGCCCAGTGAACGCGCGGCTTCTGTCTGGCCCTTGTTGATGGCCGTGATGCCCGCACGGAACACTTCGCCCATGTAGGCGCCGTAGCAAAAACTGATGGCAACCACCGCAGAGGTGACGCCGCTCACCTGCACAAAGCGCGAGAGGGCGTAGTAGATGTAAAAAATCTGCACCAGCAGGGGGATGCCGCGTATCACTTCCACATAGGTGGAAGCGATGAGATTTATGAGGCGGTTGTCTGAAATGCGACCAAGACCTGTGAGCAAGCCAAGCGGCACTGCACAGCAGATGGAAAGCATGGTGATCTTGAATGTGATCAGTATGCCGTCCGGCAGGTAAAGCAGAATGCGCAGGTATGGCTCGGGCCAGAGCGTGCAGAGCGTGAACAGGGTGCCGAGCGCGCCCACAAGGGCGATAGACCATGCGTTTATCAGGCGCCATTCACGCGGGTCGGGGATGGACGCGCCATCCGTGACCATAATGATGTTGCCTTTGCTTCCATCTTTTTTATCGTGCATCGCAGTCCTTCATGACAAGGCGTTTGAGGCTGGCGGCAGGCAACGGCTGGGCCGTGCCGGGATGCCGCGGGTTATAACGGGCTGGCCCTGTGGTGTAAGGCATTGCCCTGGTTTATGCAATGGCTTCCGGACAAAAGTCCGGAAGCCACCAAAATATCACGAAAAAAGGCAAATTACTTGGAAGCGCCCATCCACTTCTGGAGCAACTGGGCTTCCACGCCGGAGGCTTTCACGTCCTTGATGCCCTTGTTCAGCTTTTCCACCAGGTCCTTGCGGCCCTTGCGCACGGTAAAGCCGTAGTATTCCTTTTCTTCTGTCTTGAAGGAAATGTTCAGCTTGCCGGCGGTGTCGGCCTTTTTGTTGACGTAGTAGAGCGCAACCGGATCATCGCAGATAACGGCGTCAAGGCGGCCGCCCAGCATGTCCTGAATGGCAAGGCCCACATCGTCGTATTCCTTGAGGTCAACAGTCACGCCAGCCTTGCGGATAACAAACACGCCGGTGGTGCCGATCTGGCCGCCGACCTTCTTGCCCTTGAGGTCAGCCAGGCTCTTGATGCTCTTGCCAGCGGGCAGCACTACGGCCTGGGCAACTTCATAATAAGGATCAGAGAAGTCAAACTGCTTCTGGCGTTCTTCGGTGATAGTGGTGGCGGCAGCCACGATGTCGTACTGTCCGGTGGCTACGCCGCCGAAAATGCCGTCCCAGGCGATGTTGCGCACATCAACCTCAAAACCGGCGGCCTTGCCAACGGCAGTGATGAAGTCCACATCAAAGCCAATGGGCTGCTTGTTGGCGTCCAGCATTTCCATGGGGGGCCAGGTGCAGTCGGTGGCCACAATGAATTTTTCAGCAGCCATGGCCTGGCCGCACAAAAGGGAAACGGCAACCAGGGCCAGCAACAGACGACGGATCATGTCCACTCCTTAAAATACGGCGGGGCGCCCAGGACAAGCCCGAACGCCCCGCGAAAACGGAACGTTAGTTGGATTTACCAAGCCACTTTTCAGCAATTTTGCGGTCTTCGCCAGAAGCCTTCACAGCGGCAATGCCCTTGTTCAGCTTTTCCACCAGGTCTTTGCGGCCCTTGCGGACGGTGAAGCCATAGTATTCCTTTTCGTCGGCCTTGAACGAAATGTTCAGCTTGCCGGCGGTGTCAGGCTTTTTGTTCACATAGTACATGGCAACCGGATCATCGCAGATAACGGCGTCAAGACGGCCGCCCACGAGATCCTGAATGGCCAGGCCCACATCGTCATATTCCTTGATATCCGCGTTGACATTGGCCTTGCGCATAACAAAGATGCCGGTGGTGCCGATCTGGCCGCCGACCTTCTTGCCCTTGAGGTCGGCCAGGGTCTTGATGCTCTTGCCAGCGGGCAGCACCACGGCCTGAACTACTTCATAGTAAGGAGCGGAGAAGTCAAACTGCTTTTCACGCTCGGGGGTAATGGTCACCGAGGAAGCCACGATGTCGTACTGTCCGGTGGCCACACCGCCAAAAATGCCGTCCCACGCGATGTTGCGCACTTCAACCTCAAAGCCTGCGGCTTTGCCCATGGCGCGGAGGTAGTCAGTGGAGAAGCCTTCAGGCTGCTTGTTGGCGTCCAGCATTTCCATGGGGGGCCATGTGCAGTCGCTGGCCACAATGAATTTTTCGGCGGCAGCCGCCGGCCCGCAGAGCAGGGCAAGGGTAATCAGGGCAAGAATAACACGGCGAAACATAGGACCTCCTAACCAGGTTTCATGATTCAGGCCCGCCGCTGTATGCGTCATGGGGGACGCCTGCGCCGTAATCATGTGGCCGTAATCACTGAAAACGGCTACAGGCTGCGGCGGTCCGTGGTTCGCCGGTAAGCGCGGGGTGCACCAGTAGAGCGGGCTACCAACCAGAAAAGAGCGTCTCACTTTTTAGCGTTGGCGGCTCCCGGCGTCAAGCGCTTCGGGCCGTTGGGGCGACAGTTTGCGGGTATTTACCACGCATTTCCGGGGGCTGGGCCTTCGTCTTCGTCGTCAGGGTTTTTTTCGGGGGCGGAAGGCGCTGCGTGCGCGGTGCGGGCAATGGGGGGTGTGGGCACTACAGCAATGGGCTGGTCGTCCACTTCATCGGCGCGCTCGTCGCGCAGGGCCTGCTGCAAAAACCAGTCTTCGCGGATGCGCCAGGATGCCGCAGCCGTGTACGCGGGTGAAGAATAGCCCACAGAAAGCACCAAGGTGCGGCGGGCATGTTCCTGCAAGCGGATGAGCAGGGGGGTAAAGTCCGCATCGCCGGAAAGAATGATGAATTCGTCAAAGTGGGTGGAGTGGGAGAGGTCGTCCATGCAGTCCATCACCAGATGGATATCGGTGCTGGTCTTGCCGCGGGTGGTCAGCGGCGGGCAGTCCACCACCTGAAATGCGCTGCGGATGAAGGGGTTACGGTATTCCTGATAGCGTTGGGGGTTCAGGTAGCACATGCGCTTGAGGATGCGGCGGCGCACGCCTTCGCCGTAAAGAATGCGCAGCGCATGGTTTTCAATCCAGCGCACCCACCGGTATGGAACAGAGCCAAAGGCCCTGGCCGCCTCGGGGTCAATTTCAAGAAAGCGGGTGTAAATATTGTCGAAGTCAACGTAAAGTGCACTGAATACTTCGTCAAAACCGGTAAATCTGGCCATATTATACCTCAATGGTGAAATAATTTATCGCAAAAGTATATTTTGCCTGTTTCCCTAATGCAAGGACTTTACTGCTACTTGAATTTATGCCCGCCAACGGATACATCTTGCGCCATAATCTGTATCCAAACAAAGGGCGCATGAGCTGTGCTGAATATATTTAATGAAGCAAAAAAACGGGGTTTGCACGTACGGGAGCGCCTGCTTTGCGCACTGCGCAATCCGTCTGATGTGCAGTGGAGCCGTTGCCTTTTCTGGTCGTTCTGGATTTCGCTGGCCTCCTTTCCCATAGGGTACGGCGCGCGTGAGGTCTTGCCAGTCATCTGCTTTATTTTTCTGTTGCTCTTTTATCGCTACAACTGGACAGAAAGCGTTTTGCACAGGCTTGATGCGCGCCCGCTTTTTTATTGCCTGTGGGGCATGATCGGCATTGGCGTGTTTTTTTCAGAGAACATATGGACTTCGCTTCTTCACGCGGGCACAGGCATTAACAAGGGTTTTATTCTGCCGTTCATCGGCATGGAATGCGTGCGGAGCGAAAAAGACCTGCGCCGCCTTGTGTGGGCCTGCGTGCTGGCCTGCTTCTGGGAAGGGCTGGATGGCCTGCATCAGGCGCTGACCGGCACGGATTTCATCATGGGCTACGCCCTTAATGCGGGCAGGCTCACGGGGAGCCTCGGCGATTATACTGTGGGCAACTACATAGCCCTGGCGCTCATTCCTGCCTTTTCCCTCTGGTTTATCCTGCGCCGTGCCCTCTCGCCTGCGGCTTCGGCCCTGCTGTGGTTTGCAACGCTCTGGCCCGCGTTTTTTTTGCTGATTGGCGCAAGCAGCCGTAGCGGCGCGCTGGCCGTGGCTGTTTCCTTTGGTTTGTGGGTTCTGCTGCGCGGAGGCCGTGGACGCTTCAAACTGGCCGTGGGCTCGCTGGGCATTCTGCTGGCTGTGCTCGTGCTACAGGGGCGGGCCGGGCTGGGTGCGGTGGAGAGCGATGGCCGCTGGAGCCTGTGGCATCTGGCATGGCAGGTGTTTTGCGAGCATCCCTGGCTGGGAGCCGGTGCGGGCCGTTATAATGAGGCCTTCCGCGCGCTCGGCCTTACGCCTGAAAAAGACGTTATCACCATCAGCCATCCGCACAACCTTTATCTGGATATGCTGTACGCGCATGGTATTGTTGGCTTTGTGCTGGGCATGATTTTTCTGCTGGGCTTCATATGGTGGGGCTACAAGCGTATACGCCCGCGCCTGCTGGCAGAGCTTGAAAGCAAAAGCCCCAGCAACTACTGGCGTATGACCGCCTGGTTCTGGATCGGTTTTGGCGGCTGGCTGGTCAACGGCATCTTTGGGCATGATTTTTACCGCATCTGGTGGCTGGGGCTTGCCATGAGCCACCTTGGGGTCATGATCGGGGCTGTGGTCAACGGGCAGGATGCCGCACCCGAAGACCTGGCCGAGCAGGCGCGTCAGGATGAAGCCGCAGCGGTGAGCAAAACATTTTTTTAAACAACCGCATACGAGCAAAAGATAATGCGGTTACGCGCACAGGATGCGCGTAACCGCAAAACTTTTTTACAATCCTTGTGGGGAAGCCTTACTGATCGGTAAAGTCTTCCGCGCTGGTCTGCTGCCCGCCATGAGAGCGCAGCATTTCGAGCGCCTGCTCCTTGGTGAGCACGCGGCCCACGCACCGGGCGTGCTGGCGCTTGTTTTCAGGACAATAGCCCATCTGCACGCAGCTTGGGCCTGCACCGGCAAAGAGGTCGGGCGCGGCCTTGCGGCAAAGGCGCAGCATCTGCCACGCCAGATGCCGTATTTCGTGCTGGGCATTGCGGCAGCAGCGGATGGCAAACCAGTCGAGCAGGGCGTGGGCATTCATGCCGATGATGGCCTTGAATTCCGTGGCCTGAGGCTTCAGGTAGCGCAAATCTTCTTCTGGCAGGCCCGCGTCAAGGCCAGCATCATACCACTGCCGTGAAATGTCAGCCAGATCGTGCCCGCTGAGGGTTGCCGTGTGCCCGTCGGGCAGGGTCACCTGCGCGGAAAATTCGGCCACGCTGCGCGGATACACCACGGAATAACGGCGTTTGCCGCCCAGTTCCGCCCGTCCGGATTTTATGAGGTACGAGGCCAGCCGCTTGCGCACAAGCTGGGTTTCGGTAACGCGCGAATAACCCTCAACGCCAAAGAGAAAAAAGTCGAATTCAAGCGCGGCCCGGTGGCCGGAATCGAGAATATTCTGCACGATCTGGCGCGAGTAGGGCGAGGCCACAATTTCTTCCAGATCGCGCTCGCTGCGCACAAATCGGGCGGCGATATCCGTGTAGATTTTTCCGCCGCCTGCCAGCAGCACAACCTTGCCGTTGCCAGTGTATTTTTCGTCAAGCATGGATCTCCGCCTCACATCTAGAGCATTTGACACTTGAAATGCCCGCTTACGGCAGGCAAAGCCTGCCTGCGTTCATTTCGTGGCAAGGATTTTCAGGAAAATCCTTGCAGAGCAGTTAACGCATTTCATGGGTTAGCTGCTCTCAGGTCTGTAAACAGAGGCAGACTATAGGGCAAAGCACCTCTGCGGGCAAGGTTGCGGGCCGCGCCGCGCAAAGCGCGGATAAACCGAAAAAGGCCCGCCCTGAGCGGGTATTTGGGGCGGCATCTTGACATGGCGCGGGCAACACGCCAGAGTGACGGAGTTTTTTGAGATGCCGCCGCCGGATGCCCTTTCATAGGCTGAAACCAGCGCAGGCCGCAGATATTTGCAGAAACCCAGCATGAAGAAGGAGATCGCATGAGCCAGCATTCCGCCCCTTACGGCATTCCTGACAGCAAGGGCTTTTTTGGGGCCTATGGCGGGCAGTTCGTACCCGAGCCTCTCAAGGCACGTCTGGACGAAGTGGCTGAAGCCATGAAGGCCGCCGAGGCGGATCGGTCCTTCCAGAAAGAGCTGGATTATCTTTGCTCCCACTACACGGGGCGGCCCAATCCGGTATTCCACTGCGCCAACCTGAGCCGTCACCTTGGCGGCGCGCAGATATGGCTCAAGCGCGAAGACCTCAACCATCTGGGCGCGCACAAGATCAACAATACTCTTGGGCAGTGCCTGCTGGCAAAGCGCATGGGCAAAAAGCGCGTTATTGCGGAAACCGGCGCAGGCCAGCACGGTGTCGCCACAGCGGCCACAGCGGCCCTGATGGGGCTGGAATGCACCATCTGCATGGGTGAAGTGGATATTGAACGCCAGCACCTCAATGTCATCCGCATGGAGATGCTCGGCTCGCGCGTGGTGGCTGCCAAGAGTGGTCAGCGCACCCTCAAGGAAGCCGTGGACGAAGCTCTGGGCATGTGGATTGAAGATCCGGAAATGTTCTATGTGCTCGGCTCTGCCGTTGGCCCCCATCCATACCCCTATATGGTGCGCGTTTTTCAGTCCGTGGTGGGGCGCGAGGCCCGAGCCCAGATGCTGGCCGAAACTGGCCGCCTGCCCGATGCCTGCCTTGGTTGCGTGGGCGGCGGTTCCAACGCCATTGGCCTGTTCGCGGGCTTTCTTGACGATGCGGACGTGCGCCTTTTGGGCGTGGAACCTGGCGGTCGCGGCAACAGCTACGGCGAACATGCCGCATCCCTCTGCCTGGGCGAACCCGGCGTCATGCACGGTTTCAACTCCTACATGATTAAGGATCCTGCGGGCGAGGCGGGCGAAGTGTATTCCATCTCTGCCGGGCTTGATTATCCCTCTGTGGGGCCGGAGCATGCCCTGCTCAAGGATATGGGCCGCGCCGAATACGTCAGCGTGACGGACAGGGAAGCCCTGGACGCATTTTTTGCCCTTTCGCGGCATGAAGGCATCATCCCGGCGCTGGAATCTTCCCACGCGCTGGCCCATGCCATGAAGATGGCCCCCGCCATGCCTGTGGACGGTATCTTGCTGGTGAACCTCTCTGGCCGTGGCGACAAGGACGTGGCCCAGGTGGCCGAAATGATGCAGAAGGGTCTGATTTAGGGCAATTCTTTAAATTGCTCTGGCGGCTGCGCGAGCAAGCGCCCGCCAGTTTTTCAGGAGGAGCGCGGGGGATGGAAGCCTTTTGGCTTTTTCCCCCGCACTTGCTTTTTTTCTTTAACTCACCATTCTTTTGTCATGCAGAAGCCCGAATCATCCAGCATTCCCCTTACTCCCGGCGTTTACCTATACAAGGACGCCAAGGGCCGCATTATCTATGTGGGCAAGGCGCGCGTGCTGCGCCGCCGGGTGCTCTCCTATTTTCGGCCAGAAGGCCTGCCCGCCAAAACGCGGGCCATGCTTTCGCATGCCGAGAGCATCGAGTACCTGACCACGACCACGGAAAAAGAGGCCCTGCTGCTGGAAGCCAGTTGCATCAAAAAGCACAGGCCGCACTACAACATCGTGCTGCGCGACGACAAGCAGTACGTGCTTTTTCGCATCAATCCCAAGCATCCCTTTCCCCGGCTGGAAATCGTGCGGCAGGCGCGGCGGGACGGCGCGCGCTATTTCGGCCCGTTCACGTCTGCTCTGGCGGCGCGCGAAACGTGGAAGCTCATCCACCGCGCCTTTGCCCTGCGGCGCTGCACCGACAAGGCCATGAAAAACCGTGTGCGCCCCTGCCTGTATCATTTTATGGGGCAATGCCCGGCGCCCTGCATGGGCATGGTGACATCGCAGGAATACAACGAAAACGTGCGCAAGGTGACGGATCTGCTCCAGGGGCGCTCTGCCGAGCTGCTTGGCGGGCTGCGCGCCGCCATGGAACAGGCCGCCGAAGAACTGGAATTTGAAAGGGCCGCCAGCCTGCGCGACCAGATCCGCGCTGTGGAAAGCACGGTTGAACGGCAGGCCGCCGTGCTGCCCGGCGGCGGCGACATGGACGTGGTGGGCCTGTTTTCTGCGGACAAGGGGCTGGCGCTGGGGCTTATCTTTGTGCGCAACGGGGCCGTGACGGACGGACGGGCTTTTTACTGGTCGGGCCTGACTTTTGAAGACGCGCCGGAGCTTTTGTGGTCGTTCATGGGGCAGTATTACAGCCAGGCCACGCCGCCCCCGCGCATCCTGCTGCCATGGATCCCCGCCGATCAGGAAGAGGAGCAGGGGGAAGAGGGCGAGAAGGCGGCAGCCGAAACCGGGCAGGCAGCCGAAAGCGGCGCATCAACCCGCGAGACTCTGGAGCAGACTCTTGCCGATCGCCGGGGCGGAGCCGTGCGCATTGTGCCGCCGCAAAATGCGGGCGACAACCAGCTCATAGACCTTGCGCAGTCCAACGCGCGGGAGGAAGCCCGCCGTCAGGAACAGAAAACTGATCAGAATATTCTGGAGCGTCTGGCAAAAGCTTTGCACCTGCCCGGCCCGCCCATGCGCATTGAATGCGTGGACGTGTCCCACACCGGCGGGCAACAGACCCGCGTGGGCATGGTTGTTTTTGAGGACGGCAAGCCCGAACGTTCGCAGTACCGGGCCTATGCCATGCCCGACAGCGGGGATGACTACGCCACCCTGTATGCCTGGGTGGCGCGCAGGCTTGAGAGCGGCCCGCCGTGGCCGGATTTGCTGCTCATAGACGGCGGGCGCGGGCAGCTCGGCTCCGTGCAGCGCGCCCTGCGCGAGGCAGGGCAGGAAGACCTTTTCGCCCTTGCGGCCATTGCCAAGGCCAGGGATGAAGAGGGGCATGCCGACCGTCGCGCTGGCAATGTGGCTGACAGAATTTTTGTGCCCAACCGCGCAAATCCGCTGCCCCTGCGCGAGGGCGGCCCGGAACTGCTGTTTTTGCAGAACGTGCGCGACAACACCCACCGTTTTGCCATTGGCCGACACCGCAGGGCGCGGCAGGGAGCAGCACTGTCTGGCGAGCTGATGCGCTTGCCGGGTATAGGCCCTGCCACGGCGCGTTTGTTGTGGGACAACTTTGGCAGCGTTGAGGCCATGCGGGCCGCAGGGGTGGAGGATTTGTGCAAGATTCCCGGCATCGGCCCCGCCAAGGCCGCTCTGCTGCGCGAAAAGCTGCGCGGTCTGGACTGATTGCCGCCGTGCGTCACTGACGACTGCTCACAAAAAAAGCCCCGAAAGGGGCTTTTTGCATATATGAGCGCGCTGCGGCGAGGGGCCTTATTTGCCCCAGAGCAGCATCAGGGGGTGCGCAGGCTGGAGTTCTTCAATGGGGATTTCCACCTTCTGCGCGCCAGCCATGCCGGGGGCCACCTGATAGGGCTGAAAGTTTATGCGTATGCCCGAGGGCGTCAGGGTCAGGCTGGCGAAGTTTTCCGGCACGGGATTAAGGCCTGTGCGCAGGTACTGCTCCTGACGCATGCCGCCGAGGCGCTGGAAAAGTTCCCTGCGCGACCATGCGGACATGATGGCAAGGGCCGCGTCCGGATCTTCAAAAATATCCACCAGCCCAAGGCGCTGGCCTGTCAGCAGGCTGTAGTTCAGGGTCATGATGTCCAGATTGCCCTGTGCGCCGCCCGTGTAGGTCCAGACTTCAAAGGTGATGCTCAGCGCCTTGTCTGAAGGATGGCTTAGAGAGTAGGAACACCACAGTTCGGGAACCGGGCGGTTTTCATCCGGGTACAGACCGGGCGAATTGAAGGTTTCTTCAAAGGCGTTGGCAATGCCCGTGGCCCATTCGCGGATATTGGCGTCCACTGCGCGAATACCCAGCGAGGGATAGCTGAGATTGATATCCGGCTTGTCTTCCCGGTTGGTGCGCACGATCTGGTGTTCAATGATGCCAGGGCGGCGAGAACCGGAAATAATGGCTGCCGCAGTCTTTTCGTCGGCTTTTTCCACGGCTTCCGGCGCTGGCGCGACATCTGCCGAGGCAGGGGGGGCTTTGTCCGCATTGGTCTGGTGCTGAGGGGGCTGGCCTGCGCCCGCATTGGGGTCGGCAGCGGCCAGCGAAGTGGGAGGCGCGCCCGCGGAATCCTTGCGGGCCGGTATTACTTTCATGCCCTGAGCTGGAGTTTCAGCTTTAAGTGATCCCGCTGCCTGCACTTCGGGCAGACGGGCGGCAAGGGCGGCTTGCGCGCATGCCAGCAGCGGCAAAAGCAGAAGCAGAAAAAAGACTAAGCGGGGCATATTCATCCATTGTAGCGGCCAGAAAAGTCTGGCCGACGGGGTTTTGCGGCAAAGCCCGCATGTGCTGGCAGAGGAACACATGCGGGCGGTAAATACAATAGCTTTAAACCTTGAATCCTTCACGCAGGCGCAGAAGGCCGCGCCAGTTTCTGAGCAGCAGCACTGCCGCCAGCACCAGATACACCTGCGCAAAGAAATAGTGCAGGCGTAAAGGATCGTGCGCAAGCCCCAGCAGGGCTTCAACCTGGGTGTCATAGAGCGGCGAGAGCAACTGGGCTGCAAACAGGATGAAAAGCCACAGGGCCTCGCGTACATGCAGGCGCAGATCCACCAGCAGGGCCACGGCAAAAAGGGACTGCCCGGCGGTCAGTAGTATTTCCTGAAACTGGTGAGTGTCAAGGTTTATGGAAGGCGAAAGCGAGCCGGATGACGCGGCGTAGACGCCGGGGATCATGCCCACAAGCAGGGTCCACTGGTTGAGCTTGGACGAAAGCAGGCTGCCCAGGGCCAGCGAAGCATTGCCCCGTGCGGCAAACATGAGGGCAATGATGAATTCGGGCGACTCCGAGGCAAGAGGCGCAAGCCACTGCACCAGCAAAAATTCGTTGATGCCCAGCAGTTTTCCGCTGGCAACCAGGCTTTCGCTGAAGGGTTCGGCATTGCACAGAATGACCAGCGCCGAAAAAAGGAAAATAAGAATAACGCTGCGCAGGCGTACCTTTTTGGCAAAGTGGGCCAGCAGGGCTGCGGGGCCTTCGGGTTCTTCCTCTTCCACGGGTCTGCGGGCGATAATGCAGATGTACCAGATGTAGATGCCCAGCAGCACTACGCCGTCAACCCAGGTCAGCGAACCCTTGAGCGGAATAAACAGGGCGTAAATGGTTGCCAGCCCGAGAAAGAGCACGTCTGTGCGTTTGTCGTCCGGCAGGGAAACTCCCGTATGAAACCGTCTGGCAAAAACAAGCACAATGGACGACCAGCCCACGCCGATGAGCAGCCTGTTGGCCCCGGTCATGTTGGCAATGGCGTAGTGGGAGTAGGCGCTCTCGGGGTGCTGGCCCGCCATCCAGGTAAAGTACATGTCCACGGCGTATTCGGGCAGCACGGCGATAAAAGCCACAACAGCCACGGCT
This region of Desulfovibrio desulfuricans genomic DNA includes:
- a CDS encoding sodium:calcium antiporter; the protein is MTIRALRPYIIAVGMTLPGIGLRFLHPDVSPLLVALLSGMAILGASFLLTWACEVAQMDIPQAVAVAVVAFIAVLPEYAVDMYFTWMAGQHPESAYSHYAIANMTGANRLLIGVGWSSIVLVFARRFHTGVSLPDDKRTDVLFLGLATIYALFIPLKGSLTWVDGVVLLGIYIWYICIIARRPVEEEEPEGPAALLAHFAKKVRLRSVILIFLFSALVILCNAEPFSESLVASGKLLGINEFLLVQWLAPLASESPEFIIALMFAARGNASLALGSLLSSKLNQWTLLVGMIPGVYAASSGSLSPSINLDTHQFQEILLTAGQSLFAVALLVDLRLHVREALWLFILFAAQLLSPLYDTQVEALLGLAHDPLRLHYFFAQVYLVLAAVLLLRNWRGLLRLREGFKV
- a CDS encoding DUF3298 and DUF4163 domain-containing protein; this translates as MPRLVFFLLLLLPLLACAQAALAARLPEVQAAGSLKAETPAQGMKVIPARKDSAGAPPTSLAAADPNAGAGQPPQHQTNADKAPPASADVAPAPEAVEKADEKTAAAIISGSRRPGIIEHQIVRTNREDKPDINLSYPSLGIRAVDANIREWATGIANAFEETFNSPGLYPDENRPVPELWCSYSLSHPSDKALSITFEVWTYTGGAQGNLDIMTLNYSLLTGQRLGLVDIFEDPDAALAIMSAWSRRELFQRLGGMRQEQYLRTGLNPVPENFASLTLTPSGIRINFQPYQVAPGMAGAQKVEIPIEELQPAHPLMLLWGK